The genomic segment AGAAGCGCCTGCATCTGGTACCAGGTTTCGAACATCTTGCGGCCGTTGATACCGATCACGGTGGCGCCTTTGAAGATGATGGCTTTGTTGACATCGATCATCACAGCGTCGGGCGGGATACCGAACATCACGAGCGTGCCGGCTTTGCGAAGAATCTCGAATCCGGTTTCGACGGACTTTTGGTTGCCGGCCATATCGAGGACGACATCGACGCCGCCTGAGGTTTCATCCCAGATGCGCGTTTTGAAATCTTTGTCGTTGGCGACATTGATCGAGACGTGGGCGCCCATCTGTTTGCAGATGTCGAGATTGAAATCCTGCATGCCGATATTGTAGATTCGTTCGGCGCCGACGGCTTTGGCGATGCCGCACGAAAACGCCGCCGTTGGGCCGTCGCCGATGATGGCGATACGTTTGGTCGAGACATTGGCAGACATGGTGGTGTAGACGGCGTTGCCGAAAGGTTCGTGGATCGAGGCGATTGCCGGGTCCATGCCTTTGTCGATTTTCCAGCAGACGATTTCCGGGAGCGCGACATACTCGGCAAAGATGCCGTCGGTGTCGACACCGAGGATGACGAGATTGTCGCAGATGTGCATGTTGCCCATGCGGCATTGTTTGCAGACACCGCAGGGGATGTGCGATTCGGCGGCGATGAAGTCGCCGAGTTTGAGACCGCGGATATTTTTGCCGACCTCTACAACTTCGCCGCAACATTCGTGGCCGAAAATCAACGGCGGCTTGAGGCGGCCCTGCGCCCATTTGTCCCAATTGTAGATATGCTTGTCGGTACCGCAGATCGAGGACGCAATCGTCTTGATCAGTACCTGGTTGTCGTTTATCTGAGGAATTTTGACTTTACGAAAATCGGCTCCCGCCGCCCGATCCGGTTTTACTCCGGCCCACATCGTTTCCACGGTAGTTGTCCTTTCCCCTCGGTCTTGTCCAAGGGACTTGATAGGTGCTGGGAAAAGATACACTTCGGCAACCGCAAAGTCAATCAGCCCCGATGCCGGTGTTTCCTTTGGAAAAAGATTAGACCTTTGCCCGGAAGAAACTGGCATATTGACAAATTGCACCCAAGGCCTTATTATATGGACAATAACGTCTATCACCCACGCCGAACGCGGAGGTTTTGCGATGCGCTGGACCGCTGTTTTGACATTCTCGGTGATTATTGCCATCACCACGAGTGAAGTCTATGGCCAGCAGAGCACAAGCGGACCGTTCTCGCCGGCAGGATCGACCGTGGCCTGCGCCCGCCCGACAAATCCCGCAAAGTCATCGGCGGCGTCCCATCCTACATTTGGCACCACGGTTGCGGCCCGACAGCCGCCGGTATGGTGCTGGGCTTCTGGGACGGCTTTGCATTTCCCAACCTGATTTCGGGATCGGCAAGCACACAGACTATTGAAGTCAGCGAGATGATGGCGACCGACGGCGGAAATGAAGGCTGCGGTATTAGTGCATCGGATCACTTTCGCGACTACTCCTGCCCGATTGATGCTTCGCCCGGAGCTTTGCAGCCGGATCGCTCTGAGACCGGCCAGGTGCACGCCAACAATTGCCTGGCGGATTTCATGCTCACCTCCCGAAGCGCGAATTATAACTACTACGGTTGGAGTTGGTTCAATGACGTTGAATCGTCTTTGCGGCAATATTTCCTCTATCGACTCCCCGGAACAACCATCAACGCCGGCAGCTTTCTTTTTGATGATTACAGTTGGCAACTATTCAAAGATCAGATTGACCTCCTCCATCCGCTGGTGCTTTTGGTGGACACTGAGGGCGACGGCTGGACTGACCACTTTGTGACCGCAATCGGCTACGATGAAGCCCGGCAAGAATATGGCATCTATGACACGTGGGATCACAACGTGCATTGGTACAAGTGGCGCAAAATTGCTTCGGGAAGCGAGTGGGGTGTCTTCGGGGTGACAACGTTTGGCCCGCAGATTGCTTGTGTTGACAGTGACTCCGACGGATACGGAGATCCAGAGCAGGCCGGCAATCAGTGTCCTGACGATAACTGCCCGGCAATTGCCAATTCTGACCAGGGCGATGTCGATGGCGACTTGCTGGGCAACTCCTGCGATCCTGACGCCGACGCCGACGCAATCGCCAATGCTCTCGACAACTGCTGGTTAGTGAGCAATCCCGAACAGGAGGATACGGATGCTGACTCGGTCGGCAACCTGTGTGACAATTGTCCAAACGTTGGCAATTCTCAACAGCGCGATGAAGACTATGATGGCGTGGGCGACCTCTGTGACGGCAAGCTCCACATCTATTCTCGGTCCTGTCCCGACGCATATCTTGGAAAACCTTACTACTTCCAACTCGATGGCGCCGGCGGAGTCTATCCGTTAACATGGACTTTCTTGGGCGGGGATTTGCCATTCGGAACTTCGTTCACAGGTCCGGGAGGAACTATTAGCGGTACGCCGACTTACAAAGCCATTTACTACTTCACGGTCGAGTTATCCGATTCCGACAACCCAGCCCGACGCTCGACGTTAAACACTTCCATTCTCGTTACTGATCCTCCGCCCCCACCACGGCCATGCGGTGATGCCGACAACAATCTGCAAGTTACGATCTCTGATGCTGTATACCAAATCAGCTACGTCTTCTCCGGAGGTCCGGCGCCAACGCCGTTGCAATACGGCGACACCAACTGCAGCGGACAGGTTAGTATCTCGGATGCGGTATACTTGATAAATTACATTTTTGCCGGCGGACCTATTCCTTGCGCTGCATGTCCATAAGCAGAAATTGTGCTTCGATCGAACAATGGCCGCAATTGTCATCTATTGGCAAATCGCTTGATTTTGGGAGGCTTTTGTCGATTTTAGGATCAAACCGAACATTACATCGTTAGCGCCTGCAATTGTGTCTTTTACACCTATGTTTCAACTGATTCCGGAGGAGTATCATGTCTTCCTTACTATCCTTGCTCAACCTTGTTAAGTCCGTGGCATTACTGGTCTGCTTATTGACATCAGTGGCGCAAGCCAGCGTCCCCAGTTCCTTCACGTACCAAGGACGACTGACTGATGCTGCCGGCACAGCGCTTAATGAAGTTGTTGCACTGACATTTGGCATCTACTCTGATTCGCTCGGCACAAAGCTAATCTGGAGTGAGATGCATCCGACAGTAACCGTTACAGAAGGACTGTTCACAATAGTGTTAGGGCAGGCGAATCCACTGACCGTAGCAGTGTTTGATGGGAGTATTCGGTGGATTGGCGTCAGTATTGATGGCGAGGCGGAACTGCGACCGTTGCGGCCGCTGTTGAGTGTACCCGGGGCGTTTCAGGCAATCGAGTCTGATACTGCCGGGCACGCAAAGACAATAGCGGACAACTCTGTCACCACAAGTAAGATCGCTAATGGTACGATCGCATTTACCGACATCGGCCAGAATGGCGCGACGAGCGGACAGGTCATGAAGTGGAACGGATCGAACTGGGCGGCTGCCGCGGACGCGGTCAGCAGTAATACTTCGGGCTGGACCGATAATGGCACGGTGGTGAGCTTAACAAATCCGATTGATACTGTTGCCCTCAATACGAGTTCACGCCTGGGCAAATTGAACTTCAGCGGCGATCTGGGGATGTCAGGTCAATCAGCGATCTACTTCGGTTCCGCTAATGCGCGACTGGAATCACTGGTCGGCAATGACATGAAGTGGGTTGGCGCCGACTTGAGTTTGCTATCGACGGAGAGTGTTTACTTCACGGAACTCGGTGTTGATACATGGGCAGAGTTTGACAATGTCAACCGGAGGGTTGGAATCGGCACGATCAACCCGGATGACAGGCTTCATATAGAGAATTCCGAGGCGGGCACTTGCTGGTTAAAGATCCAGGGTTCACATCCGACCAATTGGGGGCAGACGGGCTTAAGGATTCAGACCCCGGCAAACACCTGGCATTTGCGGCAGGATCTCTACACCCATGCAAATTTCCCGGAAGGTGCGTTGTCGCTCTACTCCTCGGCGATGAGCGAGGAGGCGATGACTTGGTTAGAAAATGGTAATGTCGGGATCGGCACAGCCAACCCGACG from the bacterium genome contains:
- a CDS encoding thrombospondin type 3 repeat-containing protein gives rise to the protein MLTSRSANYNYYGWSWFNDVESSLRQYFLYRLPGTTINAGSFLFDDYSWQLFKDQIDLLHPLVLLVDTEGDGWTDHFVTAIGYDEARQEYGIYDTWDHNVHWYKWRKIASGSEWGVFGVTTFGPQIACVDSDSDGYGDPEQAGNQCPDDNCPAIANSDQGDVDGDLLGNSCDPDADADAIANALDNCWLVSNPEQEDTDADSVGNLCDNCPNVGNSQQRDEDYDGVGDLCDGKLHIYSRSCPDAYLGKPYYFQLDGAGGVYPLTWTFLGGDLPFGTSFTGPGGTISGTPTYKAIYYFTVELSDSDNPARRSTLNTSILVTDPPPPPRPCGDADNNLQVTISDAVYQISYVFSGGPAPTPLQYGDTNCSGQVSISDAVYLINYIFAGGPIPCAACP
- a CDS encoding alcohol dehydrogenase catalytic domain-containing protein → METMWAGVKPDRAAGADFRKVKIPQINDNQVLIKTIASSICGTDKHIYNWDKWAQGRLKPPLIFGHECCGEVVEVGKNIRGLKLGDFIAAESHIPCGVCKQCRMGNMHICDNLVILGVDTDGIFAEYVALPEIVCWKIDKGMDPAIASIHEPFGNAVYTTMSANVSTKRIAIIGDGPTAAFSCGIAKAVGAERIYNIGMQDFNLDICKQMGAHVSINVANDKDFKTRIWDETSGGVDVVLDMAGNQKSVETGFEILRKAGTLVMFGIPPDAVMIDVNKAIIFKGATVIGINGRKMFETWYQMQALLDGGMVDPRPVITHRYPFKKFLEAVDMFATGSQPSAKVVLMM